From Argopecten irradians isolate NY chromosome 2, Ai_NY, whole genome shotgun sequence, the proteins below share one genomic window:
- the LOC138316364 gene encoding uncharacterized protein isoform X1, protein MNSKLSHPILIYDQERAGKEWSRLLRQDVIGVRFESGPNQENPPGMILSLIIISDISGHVMVFDVLTNPEILHNVCFKSLMEADRPIKVMFHPENESKRLWSLAGIRVHGVFDPQTLYMVKEAIQMKLPTRKFGNQRKTLTELCQLYSVECGYDKKQVKRMLQDNPSLFMERPPIGDLMGILYESARCLIPLYGEMRGELDVAVVQQKYSQILEEYLYGGLEVSDRRQFERQKRDRNYQETKQFQKDHGREALSNGDKELLRRGRPHKYN, encoded by the exons ATGAATTCAAAACTGTCGCATCCGATTCTGATATATGACCAGGAGAGAGCAGGGAAGGAGTGGAGTAGGTTGTTGAGACAGGATGTTATCGGGGTCAGATTCGAGTCGGGACCAAATCAGGAAAATCCACCCGGGATGATATTATCACTTATCATCATTAGTGATATCTCAGGTCACGTGATGGTTTTCGATGTCCTTACCAATCCAGAAATATTACACAATGTCTGCTTTAAGTCCTTGATGGAGGCCGACAGACCGATAAAG GTGATGTTTCATCCAGAAAATGAGAGCAAACGTCTTTGGAGTTTGGCCGGTATTCGTGTACATGGTGTTTTTGATCCACAG ACTTTGTACATGGTCAAGGAAGCTATACAGATGAAGTTGCCAACACGAAAATTTGGGAACCAAAGGAAGACCCTTACGGAACTCTGTCAGCTCTACAGTGTTGAATGTGGCTATGATAAGAAACAGGTTAAGAGGATGTTACAGGATAACCCGTCACTGTTTATGGAGCGACCGCCGATTGGTGATCTGATGGGGATCTTATACGAGTCTGCCAGGTGTCTGATACCGCTGTATGGAGAAATGAGAGG tgAATTAGATGTAGCTGTCGTCCAACAGAAATATTCTCAGATTTTGGAGGAATATCTATACGGTGGTTTGGAAGTTTCGGACAGACGACAATTCGAAAGACAGAAAAGGGATCGGAACTATCAGGAAACAAAACAGTTTCAGAAAGACCATGGACGTGAGGCTTTGTCTAATGGTGATAAAGAATTACTAAGGAGAGGTCGGCCACACAAGTATAATTAG
- the LOC138316364 gene encoding uncharacterized protein isoform X2 → MNSKLSHPILIYDQERAGKEWSRLLRQDVIGVRFESGPNQENPPGMILSLIIISDISGHVMVFDVLTNPEILHNVCFKSLMEADRPIKTLYMVKEAIQMKLPTRKFGNQRKTLTELCQLYSVECGYDKKQVKRMLQDNPSLFMERPPIGDLMGILYESARCLIPLYGEMRGELDVAVVQQKYSQILEEYLYGGLEVSDRRQFERQKRDRNYQETKQFQKDHGREALSNGDKELLRRGRPHKYN, encoded by the exons ATGAATTCAAAACTGTCGCATCCGATTCTGATATATGACCAGGAGAGAGCAGGGAAGGAGTGGAGTAGGTTGTTGAGACAGGATGTTATCGGGGTCAGATTCGAGTCGGGACCAAATCAGGAAAATCCACCCGGGATGATATTATCACTTATCATCATTAGTGATATCTCAGGTCACGTGATGGTTTTCGATGTCCTTACCAATCCAGAAATATTACACAATGTCTGCTTTAAGTCCTTGATGGAGGCCGACAGACCGATAAAG ACTTTGTACATGGTCAAGGAAGCTATACAGATGAAGTTGCCAACACGAAAATTTGGGAACCAAAGGAAGACCCTTACGGAACTCTGTCAGCTCTACAGTGTTGAATGTGGCTATGATAAGAAACAGGTTAAGAGGATGTTACAGGATAACCCGTCACTGTTTATGGAGCGACCGCCGATTGGTGATCTGATGGGGATCTTATACGAGTCTGCCAGGTGTCTGATACCGCTGTATGGAGAAATGAGAGG tgAATTAGATGTAGCTGTCGTCCAACAGAAATATTCTCAGATTTTGGAGGAATATCTATACGGTGGTTTGGAAGTTTCGGACAGACGACAATTCGAAAGACAGAAAAGGGATCGGAACTATCAGGAAACAAAACAGTTTCAGAAAGACCATGGACGTGAGGCTTTGTCTAATGGTGATAAAGAATTACTAAGGAGAGGTCGGCCACACAAGTATAATTAG
- the LOC138316361 gene encoding uncharacterized protein translates to MKELVLQTFSVLLMVCIILTIIFFGWENEIRQTFLKKKPLNVKKKIMLRDSIERNLMEDLKIKGNLSHMNLYALSLKYFGQEVTNLNMHKKLKANQGNNSKETGGNHQTPMDVFNNQSNIQFKTNVNITVTDSVVLHPRKREKYLVYDCSKSHKENCGGWSDRLSGILSTLVLAALTNRTFKINFDSPCMLSEFLRPNLYDWTMEPSDVANRSSSYHILSNSLYHKMGKELTPTGLHKYFQADVCYVRMNWDLTRKFRRYPNIQKYAPWITDLQFSDIYYKIFNTLFKPSEGISKDLSDIRENINSKKTVCAHLRMGGNPSMRNDHARNDKNSLKVVWSFLDNFNSSSYNIFIATDDDSVRHGARDRYRDRCVDIKGNILHIDQTSYRQGDVCEGFKKQLLDFLFLTTCDVLVLSNSGFGMMAAYLRTLTTGLYCWTNVGIVPCSRYTVHDFYPKPVLAPE, encoded by the coding sequence ATGAAGGAATTGGTGTTACAGACATTTTCTGTCCTTTTGATGGTTTGCATCATTCTGACCATAATTTTTTTCGGATGGGAAAACGAGATCCGTCAAACTTTCCTGAAGAAAAAACCGTTAAACGTGAAGAAAAAGATAATGCTCAGAGATTCAATAGAACGAAACCTTATGGAAGATTTGAAAATAAAGGGAAATTTGTCACATATGAATTTGTATGCTTTAAGCTTAAAATATTTTGGACAAGAAGTGACCAACCTAAACATGCATAAAAAGCTGAAGGCTAATCAAGGAAATAATTCCAAAGAGACTGGTGGAAATCATCAAACTCCTATGGATGTTTTTAACAACCAGAGTAACATCCAGTTCAAAACTAACGTTAACATTACTGTGACGGATTCTGTGGTTTTACATCCCCGAAAGCGAGAGAAGTATCTCGTTTACGACTGCAGTAAGTCTCACAAGGAAAACTGCGGAGGCTGGTCCGACCGACTATCTGGGATCCTTTCAACGCTTGTACTAGCCGCTCTCACCAATAGGACATTCAAGATTAATTTTGATTCGCCCTGTATGCTTTCCGAGTTCCTCAGACCAAATCTCTATGACTGGACGATGGAGCCGTCTGATGTCGCTAACAGATCGTCATCGTATCACATCCTTTCCAACAGTCTGTATCATAAGATGGGCAAGGAGCTCACACCGACAGGCTTACACAAATACTTCCAGGCGGACGTCTGCTATGTCCGCATGAATTGGGATCTCACCAGAAAGTTTAGAAGATATCCAAATATCCAGAAATATGCTCCTTGGATCACAGACTTACAATTTTCGGATATTTACTACAAGATTTTTAACACATTGTTCAAACCGTCGGAGGGTATATCTAAAGACCTGAGTGATATTCGTGAAAATATTAATAGTAAGAAAACTGTTTGCGCGCATTTGCGCATGGGTGGCAATCCCAGCATGCGTAATGACCATGCGCGGAATGACAAAAACTCCCTCAAAGTAGTGTGGTCTTTTCTAGATAATTTCAACTCAAGTAGTTATAATATATTCATAGCAACAGACGACGATTCTGTTCGTCATGGCGCACGAGATAGATATAGAGATAGATGTGTCGATATCAAGGGCAACATCCTGCACATCGACCAGACGAGCTATCGCCAAGGTGACGTTTGTGAGGGATTTAAGAAACAGCTATTGGACTTCCTGTTTCTGACAACGTGTGATGTTCTGGTGTTGTCTAACAGTGGGTTCGGAATGATGGCGGCCTATCTCCGGACACTCACGACGGGACTGTACTGCTGGACAAATGTAGGTATTGTCCCCTGCTCTCGTTACACAGTACATGACTTTTACCCCAAACCAGTACTTGCACCAGAGTGA